The Brevibacillus humidisoli DNA segment ATCTCCATCCGGAATCAACTTGATTCGTGCACCGGCCTGCCGGATCTCATCGACCAACTTCTGGTGGCGATCCCGATCCAGTACGATCGCCACCAGATCACTGATATCCTTGCCGACGGCTTGTGCCACCGCCTTTAGATTATCGGCAACCGCGGCGTTTATGTCAATCTTGCCGACCGCTTTTGGTCCAACGGCAATTTTTTGCATGTACATGTCGGGCGCATGCAGCAAGTTCCCCCGATCAGCGATGGCAATGACGGAGATCGCATTCCACGTCCCTTTGGCGACAATGTTGGTCCCCTCCAGCGGATCGACGGCGACGTCCACGTACGGCGGCACGCCCTGGCCAAGCCGTTCTCCGATGTAAAGCATCGGCGCTTCATCCATCTCCCCTTCTCCGATCACGACTACCCCGTCCATTGGGATATTTTCAAACTCTTTGCGCATCGCTGTCGTCGCTGCATCATCCGCTTCGTCTTTCCTGCCAAGCCCCATCCAACGCGCAGAGGTTAAGGCAGCGGCTTCGGTGACGCGGACCAACTCAAGCGTCAAGCTACGTTCCATCTGTTAGTTCCCCCCTCATGATGTTCTCTGGCTCCATCGACTCTTTCCAGACTGTTGCTCCCAGGCTCTGCAGCTTCCCAACCAAATTCGCATAGCCTCGCTCAATGTGGTGCACCCCATCGATCTCCGTCACCCCATGGCTGATCAATCCGGCAATCACCAAAGCAATCCCGGCACGCAGGTCGGAAGCGACCACTCTGGTGCCAAACAGTCTGGAACCACCCTCGATCACGGCGGACCGCCCTTCCACTTTGATCACGGCCCCCATCCGACGCAATTCATCTACATGCCGAAAGCGGCTGCCGTAGATGTTGTCTGTAATGATGCTGGGACCATCAACCTGCGTCAGCAGGGTAGTCATCGGCTGCTGCAGATCAGTGGGAAATCCGGGATACGGCGCTGTTTTGACGTCTACCGGGCGATAGTGGTCCTGCCCGATCACGCGGATGCTGTCGTCTTCTTCTGACACCACGACCCCAATCTCCCGCAGTTTGGCCGATACTGACTCCAGATGTTTAGGAATCACGTTTTCAATCGTCACATCTGCACGTGCAGCAGCGGCCAGAATCATGTAACTCCCCGCTTCAATCCGGTCAGGGATAATCGTATGGCGACAGCCTCTCAGGTGGTCCGTACCCTCGATGCGGATCACATCGGTACCAGCTCCTTTTATATTTGCACCCATGTTGTTCAAAAGTGTCGCCACGTCGACGATTTCCGGTTCACGGGCAGCGTTTTCAATCACGGTCACTCCCTCTGCGCGGGCAGCGGCCAGCATGATGTTGATGGTGGCACCGACGCTGACCAGATCGAGGTAAATCCGCGCTCCACGGAGGCGTTCCGCTTTCATGCTCATCACGCCGTTTTTGTTTTCAACACGGGCACCCAAGGCTTGGAATCCTTTGATATGTAAATCGACCGGACGCGGTCCCAAATCACAGCCACCCGGCAGTCCGACACTTACCTCTCCGTACTTTCCAAGCAGAGCTCCCCATAAATAATATGAGGCTCTCAGTTTTTTTACGCGTCCGTTGGGCATCGTCATCGGCCGCAAAGATCTGCCATCGATTTCAATCCAGTCATCTTCGAGGAGCAGGTCGGCTCCCAT contains these protein-coding regions:
- the glpX gene encoding class II fructose-bisphosphatase, translating into MERSLTLELVRVTEAAALTSARWMGLGRKDEADDAATTAMRKEFENIPMDGVVVIGEGEMDEAPMLYIGERLGQGVPPYVDVAVDPLEGTNIVAKGTWNAISVIAIADRGNLLHAPDMYMQKIAVGPKAVGKIDINAAVADNLKAVAQAVGKDISDLVAIVLDRDRHQKLVDEIRQAGARIKLIPDGDVAAAINTAFPDTGVDILFGTGGAPEGVLAAVALKCLGGEIQGKLLPQSDDELERCKRMGLSNPHQVLYMDDLVKGDDAIFAATGVTDGELLRGVRFQGMRATTHSVVMRAKTGTVRFITGNHRLERKPRLVL
- a CDS encoding UDP-N-acetylglucosamine 1-carboxyvinyltransferase codes for the protein MGKLFIEGGKPLAGKIEISGAKNSAVALIPAALLADGPVVIENLPRIQDVEIYTDILREMGADLLLEDDWIEIDGRSLRPMTMPNGRVKKLRASYYLWGALLGKYGEVSVGLPGGCDLGPRPVDLHIKGFQALGARVENKNGVMSMKAERLRGARIYLDLVSVGATINIMLAAARAEGVTVIENAAREPEIVDVATLLNNMGANIKGAGTDVIRIEGTDHLRGCRHTIIPDRIEAGSYMILAAAARADVTIENVIPKHLESVSAKLREIGVVVSEEDDSIRVIGQDHYRPVDVKTAPYPGFPTDLQQPMTTLLTQVDGPSIITDNIYGSRFRHVDELRRMGAVIKVEGRSAVIEGGSRLFGTRVVASDLRAGIALVIAGLISHGVTEIDGVHHIERGYANLVGKLQSLGATVWKESMEPENIMRGELTDGT